The following are encoded together in the Populus trichocarpa isolate Nisqually-1 chromosome 5, P.trichocarpa_v4.1, whole genome shotgun sequence genome:
- the LOC18099203 gene encoding uncharacterized protein LOC18099203 — METNILPFLPSKSPPSTIPIHSNLSILTPPPATTRIQNQLCFLRRQRSLRLNATNSTSSDETPPAAQPPTITPPDTVEIRFKRGSRRRTRMQKGDGGVGVSQPVKAQASAPKKWEDMSLSEKAIELYVGEKGMLFWLNKFAYASIFIVIGGWILFRFVGPSLNLYQLDTAPLSPSSILKGS, encoded by the coding sequence ATGGAGACCAACATCCTTCCATTCCTTCCTTCAAAATCACCTCCATCAACCATCCCCATCCACTCAAACCTTTCAATACTAACACCACCACCAGCAACAACCAGAATACAGAATCAGCTTTGCTTCCTTCGCCGGCAACGATCTTTGAGACTTAATGCAACCAACAGCACCAGCAGTGATGAGACGCCACCAGCAGCTCAACCACCAACCATCACTCCACCAGACACAGTGGAAATCAGGTTTAAAAGAGGGTCAAGGAGGCGAACCAGAATGCAGAAAGGGGATGGTGGTGTTGGCGTTTCACAACCTGTAAAGGCGCAAGCTTCAGCTCCGAAGAAGTGGGAAGATATGAGCCTTTCAGAAAAGGCTATTGAACTCTACGTGGGAGAGAAGGGTATGCTGTTTTGGCTCAACAAATTTGCTTATGCTTCCATTTTCATTGTGATTGGAGGTTGGATACTTTTCCGGTTTGTAGGGCCTTCTCTCAATCTTTACCAGTTGGACACCGCTCCTCTTTCCCCTTCCTCTATACTCAAGGGCTCATAA